AAGCACCGCTGACGGAGTCAGTCGAGTCACCGTTGTCGGGACCTATACCGCCCCCGGTGCTCATGAGGATCAGCTCCTCCTGTCGCTACGAACTGCGCAGCATCTCTCGGGTCTGGACACCGATAAAGTATACGTAATCCGTACTGCAGAGCTGCCTGATACGGGCGAATCCGATTCTGGAGTGACCGTTCTTGACGTTTCAGCGTCCGAGGGCGCCATCGCACATGACTCCTTCGAGGTCGAGGTCACGCTCCGAAATCATGACTCCGATGAGCAGTCCTATCCACTGACTGCCGGACTTGGCGATGAGGAGACCGAACAGGAGGTAAGACTCGAGGGCGAGGAGCAGCGAACCGTACAACTTTCACTGCCGACTGGTGAACCTGGAGAGGAGCTGCTACAGGTAGATGAAACGGCTATCCATTCTGTCGGCGTCGTTCATCCGGAGACACCAGAACTGCATGGCGTCCCGGATAAGATGCCACCAGGGAGCCAACCACTTATCGAAGTCCGTACTGAGACGGGGGAGCCGCTTGCGGACACACCTGTCACTGTCGCGAATGAGACCGCGGAGACGGATTCGGAGGGCCATGCCAGGCTGCCGGCCGCTTCGGAAGGCAGTCATGAGATTCGGGTCGAGACTGAACACGGCATAGCAACTGAGACGATTGAGATCTCGGATGACGCTGAGCGTGAGCCTGTCACTTCGATTAGCGTATCGCCCGACTCTTTGACAGTACTCACAACGCCTGAAGCTGAAGTCTCGGTCTATAATCCGTGGAACGAGCCTCTCGACACTACCGTTCGGATTATCGGTCCGGATACTACCTCCGAAGAGCAGGTGACGCTCGATGCTGGCGAATATACGGAGTTCGGAACCATCCTCACCCGCCAGCCGCCGGGATCGTATGACGTACACGTCGAAACCGATGATACGGTCGGTGCAGAAACGAGTTATGAGGTATCTGGTGACGAGCGTATTGGTGCTGCCGCTGCGAGTGTCGGCCAGACGGAAGGTAGTAGCGACCTCGGTCAGGCTATCGAAGCTGCAGTCGGCAACCTCACGCTTCTCTTGGGTGGATTAGGAAGTCTAGTGGCAGTAATGACTATCGGCGGACTTTCAGCAGCAATAGCTCGAGCGGTCCATGCCCGTCGACGAACGATTGGCATTCATCGAGCTACCGGAGCGAGTCCCCGCCGTATCTTGCAGTTGGTACTACGAGATACGGTCATTATCGGCACTGTAGGGGCCAGCCTTGCCTTCGTTGCGTCACTACTCGTCATGCAGCTACTGGATGTCACAGGCTTGTTGACAGTGTATGGTATCCGTATACCGGCGATTCCACCACCTGGCGTACTGCTTGTGGGATTCGTCGTTAGCATTGCTCTGACACTCTGTAGTGCAACGGTTGCTCTCATCTCATTGCTCTATGAACCACCCGCTTCCGTAATGACTAGAGAACAACGAGCCATGCCTGGGGGTGAATCCCGTGAGAGATGAGCGGCTGTGGTCACAGTATACCCTCGCTGTTTTCTGTGTGTTTGCGCTCGGCGTCGCTATCAGACTCGTCCCGTTGTACTGGACGCCGTATCCGTTCAATCCAGATGGGTTCGTCTTCGCAGGGATCGCACGGGATACCTTGGCATCGGGATCGGTCCCTCAGCCGAGCGACCACCGGAGGATGGAGGTAAATCGATACGTCTTCGTGGTGCTTCTGGTGGTCCTCAGTAGGATAACCGGCCTCGCGCCGCTGTGGCTTGCTCAACCGGTTATCGCAGTCGTTGGAGCCGTTCCGCCAATCATCGCGTTACTGCTGGTTCGTAACCTCGGACTTGAGTTCGGATGGCCTCCTCGACGGACGCTCGTCGCCGCCACGCTCGCTGGATTCGTCCTCGCGATTGAAGGGCTCTATCTCCGCCGGACCGTAACGGTCAGCTATGAGGTGCTCGGACTGTTGCTCGTTCCAGTTGTCCTCCTCTGCGTTCACCGGTTCTTTGAGACATCGCGGCGGGCTTGGGTCGGGGTCGCGGGGATATTGCTACTCGTGTTGCCGGCGACGCACCACTTCAGCACGGTGATCGCTGCGGTATCGCTGACGGTCTTGGTCGCCGTTTGGATCAATCGACGACCATCGTGGTTAACACTCGGAGGCTTGGGTATTACT
This region of Halalkalicoccus sp. CGA53 genomic DNA includes:
- a CDS encoding FtsX-like permease family protein, whose amino-acid sequence is MVALTVAFLTGSTLFIVAASAQPLALADPLTSSGTADALEPGDAPEDALVLPVAEVTKDDGTNATVIGVPANAAESWDVPPPPDDGFGHGEETAGSVEFEGDSGAVEAAVYHHGEDSLLDPNWYITDPETVADLGTTETLVITDDETHVPASGVPLQSVLGFFVAGQSQLLTTLGAVVAGGAILVAVTVYSVTRMSVRDRLATIRTVRSTGAAPRTILGTFALRASLLTAIGVTLGYALGVILPNAALSAAVFLGLPTALDLRLTSQALYVLGPTYVGLVLLSAVAGMLASWSAVRSPPAQLSTTVEGPRSPGLLLLDWRTLVPTTATLSVFLSILFVTSTLAMTAAPVVMADSTTISEPGVAHPVNSELPAEYANTLHADDIDASAEIIGFAVVDNQPFLTRGVEYDDFEAVTDADLEDGRAHEAPDEAVIGVSLAQTLDIDVGESLTVGGSTADGVSRVTVVGTYTAPGAHEDQLLLSLRTAQHLSGLDTDKVYVIRTAELPDTGESDSGVTVLDVSASEGAIAHDSFEVEVTLRNHDSDEQSYPLTAGLGDEETEQEVRLEGEEQRTVQLSLPTGEPGEELLQVDETAIHSVGVVHPETPELHGVPDKMPPGSQPLIEVRTETGEPLADTPVTVANETAETDSEGHARLPAASEGSHEIRVETEHGIATETIEISDDAEREPVTSISVSPDSLTVLTTPEAEVSVYNPWNEPLDTTVRIIGPDTTSEEQVTLDAGEYTEFGTILTRQPPGSYDVHVETDDTVGAETSYEVSGDERIGAAAASVGQTEGSSDLGQAIEAAVGNLTLLLGGLGSLVAVMTIGGLSAAIARAVHARRRTIGIHRATGASPRRILQLVLRDTVIIGTVGASLAFVASLLVMQLLDVTGLLTVYGIRIPAIPPPGVLLVGFVVSIALTLCSATVALISLLYEPPASVMTREQRAMPGGESRER